A part of Osmerus mordax isolate fOsmMor3 chromosome 10, fOsmMor3.pri, whole genome shotgun sequence genomic DNA contains:
- the meiob gene encoding meiosis-specific with OB domain-containing protein, giving the protein MSYNALAAQSFVAISELHPNTLHPRVAGVIIGKTDVKSFPDRKNIGFDRFTFGFTVKDSVDYFINVTSWGGEGYINSLSGSFSIGDCVIIENPLVATKDPDKEDRFCPSTPSFYRLLVTEAHSRVTLCADTEAIEQLLPLLHLPVKDPRDFYSLGDIVANGQSLDGSVINILAAVRSIGEPKFFTTSDGRKGQRLEVKLFDDCVPSFSLVCWDREAIQLVQRLLPRETVLFVSDARVGFDSFRNCMAATVNSKTIVTVNPDTKEASLLFSYAKELSDSGALEEEVRPGDVLVESISDVYTVSELKLRAQENPEGFCGITYSFISKLDLDSSVSRVIRSRCSKCRYQVSEDLQSCNNPSCPAGGQPLSITTGFDLLVDVTDHTGTLQSCYLNSTAAEKTLGCTPEEFASLTDDERTALKWRFLLERCKIYLKILPSPKSRNGVRGSVLACSLADPGEVKQSLAAGLQ; this is encoded by the exons ATGTCTTACAACGCACTCGCCGCTCAAAGTTTTGTTGCCATTTCGGAGTTGCATCCAAACACTTTACATCCG AGAGTTGCTGGTGTAATTATTGGAAAAACTGACGTCAAAAGCTTCCCAGACAGAAAAA ATATTGGCTTTGACAGATTCACTTTTGGCTTCACCGTCAAAGACTCTGTCGATTACTTCATCAATGTGACGTCATGGGGTGGCGAAGGCTACATCAACAGTCTCTCTGGCAGCTTCAGTATTGGAGACTGTG TCATCATTGAAAATCCTCTAGTTGCTACTAAAGATCCTGACAAGGAGGATAGATTCTGCCCTTCTACTCCAAG TTTCTACAGGCTGCTGGTGACAGAGGCTCACTCCCGGGTGACTCTCTGCGCCGACACGGAGGCCATAGAGCAGCTGCTGCCGCTGCTGCACCTGCCTGTGAAGGACCCCAGAGACTTCTACTCCCTGGGGGACATCGTGGCCAACGGACAGAGTCTGGACGGGAGCGTCATCAACATCCTGGCCGCCGTGAGATCC ATTGGAGAGCCAAAGTTTTTCACCACGTCAGACGGTCGCAAGGGACAGAGGTTGGAGGTGAAGCTGTTTGACGACTGcgtcccctccttctccttggtCTG ctgggataGGGAGGCCATACAGCTGGTGCAGCGCTTGCTgcccagagagacag tGCTCTTCGTCTCAGACGCACGCGTCGGTTTCGACAGCTTCCGGAACTGCATGGCAGCGACGGTCAACTCCAAAACCATCGTCACCGTCAACCCTG ACACTAAGGAGGCCAGCCTGCTGTTCAGCTATGCTAAGGAGCTGTCTGACTCTGGGGCTCTGGAGGAAGAAGTCAGGCCAGGAGATGTTCTTG TGGAGTCCATCAGTGATGTATACACAGTCAGTGAGCTGAAGCTGAGAGCCCAGGAGAACCCAGAGGGCTTCTGTGGGATCACCTACAGCTTCATCTCCAAGCTGGACCTGGACTCCTCTGTGTCCAGGGTCATTAGGAGCAGGTG TTCCAAGTGCAGGTACCAGGTCAGTGAGGACCTGCAGAGCTGCAATAACCCAtcctgtccagcagggggccaACCGCTAAGCATCACCACAGGGTTTGACCTGCTGGTTGATGTGACTGACCACACTGGAACCCTGCAGTCCTGCTACCTCAACAGCACCGCCGCAGAGAAGACCCTGGGCTGCACC CCTGAGGAGTTTGCCAGTTTAACTGATGACGAGCGAACGGCCTTGAAGTGGAGGTTCCTCTTGGAGAGATGCAAGATCTACCTAAAG ATCCTTCCATCTCCTAAGTCCAGGAATGGTGTCAGAGGGAGTGTGCTGGCCTGTTCTCTGGCTGATCCTGGGGAGGTCAAGCAGAGCCTGGCTGCAGGCCTGCAGTAA
- the bricd5 gene encoding BRICHOS domain-containing protein 5, whose amino-acid sequence MVRCWERSQTALEDSSCTDGSPTVSPQFPHKAFWAIVSATLLLVLIALSLTGHLGLSQQHTQSLQVVRITAPDLTGSLVNQSALVDRQNDLVTISVSSQNNHTSTVLFDIKHGVVCYKPDNQETCFLRNMEKSDYENMNSLLLDSTKKESHLLLSGNHTQRQTEFLGVLGGRQVDPSSLEQPFQALCQNSAIYWTHRADGPAKQRLVYFCIDICFPSNICVSVCFYYLPE is encoded by the exons ATGGTCAGGTGTTGGGAACGTTCACAAACCGCTTTGGAGGACTCATCATGCACG GATGGATCACCAACTGTGTCACCCCAGTTCCCCCACAAAGCATTCTGGGCCATCGTGTCGGCCACTCTACTGCTGGTGCTCATAGCCCTGAGTCTGACGGGACACTTAGGGCtgtcacagcagcacacacag TCTCTCCAGGTCGTCAGGATCACAGCGCCAGATCTGACTGGTTCTCTGGTCAACCAATCAGCTCTGGTGGACCGACAAAACGACCTCGTGACAATCTCTGTGAGCTCACAGAACAACCACACCTCCACCGTGCTCTTTGACATCAAACAC GGTGTGGTCTGCTACAAGCCTGATAACCAGGAGACATGCTTCCTCCGCAACATGGAGAAGTCAGATTATGAAAACATGAATTCTCTCCTCCTGGACTCAACAAAGAAG GAAAGTCACCTGCTGTTGTCGGGGAACCACACCCAGAGGCAGACTGAGTtcctgggggtgctggggggccgGCAGGTGGACCCGTCCTCCCTGGAGCAGCCCTTCCAGGCCCTGTGTCAGAACAGCGCCATCTACTGGACCCATAGAGCAGACG gcccAGCGAAACAGAGACTGGTTTACTTCTGCATTGACATCTGTTTCCCAAGCAacatctgtgtctctgtgtgtttctactACCTGCCAGAGTGA
- the mlst8 gene encoding target of rapamycin complex subunit lst8, producing the protein MNVNQGTVGSDPVILATAGYDHTVRFWQAHSGICTRTVQHQDSQVNSLEVTPDRSMIAAAGYQHIRMYDLNSNNPNPVINYDGVSKNITSVGFHEDGRWMYTGGEDCMARIWDLRSRNLQCQRIFQVNAPINCVCLHPNQAELIVGDQSGVIHIWDLKTDHNEQLIPEPEVSINSVHIDPDASYMAAVNSSGNCYVWNLAGGMGDEVTQLIPKTKIPAHKRYSLRCKFSPDSTLLATCSADQTCKIWRTSNFSLMTELSIKSNNPGETSRGWMWDCAFSGDSQYIVTASSDNLARLWCVETGEIKREYSGHQKAVVCLAFNDSVLG; encoded by the exons ATGAATGTGAACCAGGGTACGGTGGGCAGCGATCCAGTCATCCTTGCCACGGCGGGATATGACCACACAGTCCGATTCTGGCAGGCCCACAGCGGCATCTGCACCCGCACCGTGCAGCACCAGGACTCC CAAGTAAATTCCCTTGAAGTTACCCCTGACCGCAGTATGATTGCCGCTGCAG GTTATCAGCACATCCGCATGTACGACCTGAACTccaacaaccctaaccctgtcataAACTACGACGGCGTCAGCAAGAATATCACCTCAGTCGGCTTCCACGAAGACGGGCGATGGATGTACACAGGAGGGGAGGACTGCATGGCCCGCATCTGGGACCtcag GTCAAGGAACCTCCAGTGCCAGAGAATCTTCCAAGTCAACGCTCCCatcaactgtgtgtgtctgcaccctAACCAG GCAGAGCTGATTGTGGGCGACCAGAGTGGAGTGATCCATATCTGGGACCTGAAGACGGACCACAACGAGCAGCTGATCCCAGAGCCAGAAGTCTCCATCAACTCTGTCCACATCGACCCTGACGCCAGCTACATGGCAGCTGTCAACAGCTCG ggaaACTGTTACGTGTGGAACCTGGCCGGGGGGATGGGCGACGAGGTGACACAGCTCATCCCCAAGACGAAGATCCCAGCACACAAACGCTACTCCCTGCGCTGCAAGTTCAGCCCAGACTCCAC cctgCTCGCCACCTGCTCTGCCGACCAGACCTGTAAGATTTGGAGGACGTCCAACTTCTCCCTGATGACGGAGCTGAGCATCAAGAGCAACAACCCCGGGGAGACCTCTAGAGGCTGGATGTGGGACTGCGCCTTCTCTGGGGACTCCCAGTACATTGTTACTG cctcgtCTGACAATCTGGCCCGCCTGTGGTGTGTGGAGACGGGGGAGATCAAGAGGGAGTACAGCGGACACCAGAAGGCCGTGGTCTGTCTCGCCTTCAACGACAGCGTCCTTGGCTga
- the LOC136950147 gene encoding glycerol-3-phosphate phosphatase-like produces the protein MAVSKCSHLSGPLIKQLLDSVDNVVFDCDGVIWRGKQVVPGAPDVINLLKKNGNGVYFVTNNSTKTRKMCADKLILMGFNVTEDVVFGTSYCLAMYLKNVCKLDGKVYLIGSNAMKHELEKVGISQTGVGPDPISGNDLDWANVPLDPDVKAVVVGFDEHFSFMKLNRAMQYLSNPACLLVGTNMDTRLPLEGGKLVPATGCLLKAVETAAQRQAQIVGKPSHFMFDCVAQQFSPGRDRCLMVGDRLDTDIQLGFNCGMKTLLTLTGVGTVADAQAHLESGSQERQGMVPDYYIDSIAEFIPALQG, from the exons ATGGCTGTGTCTAAATGCTCTCACCTAAGCGGTCCACTGATCAAACAACTGCTAGACTCCGTGGATAACGTAGTCTTTGACTGTGACGGTGTCATCTGGCGAGGAAAACAGGTTGTTCCAGGTGCACCGGACGTAATTAATCTACTCAAGAAAAATGGAAATGGGGTATATTTCGTCACCAACAACAGCACCAAAACTAGAAAGATGTGCGCAGATAAATTGATACTGATGGGATTCAACGTGACCGAGGATGTAGTCTTCGGGACTTCGTACTGCTTGGCAATGTACCTAAAAAACGTCTGCAAGCTCGATGGAAAAGTGTACCTTATAGGTAGCAATGCCATGAAACACGAACTGGAGAAGGTAGGGATCAGTCAGACCGGCGTGGGGCCCGACCCAATATCTGGAAACGATCTAGACTGGGCCAACGTTCCCCTAGATCCTGATGTGAAAGCAGTGGTGGTGGGCTTTGACGAGCATTTCAGCTTTATGAAGCTGAACAGGGCCATGCAGTACCTCAGCAACCCTGCCTGTCTACTGGTAGGAACCAACATGGATACCAGGCTGCCCTTGGAGGGTGGGAAGCTTGTGCCAG CAACTGGCTGTCTCCTGAAGGCAGTAGAAACAGCTGCCCAGCGCCAGGCCCAAATCGTGGGGAAACCCAGCCACTTCATGTTCGACTGCGTGGCCCAGCAGTTTAGCCCGGGTCGGGACCGCTGTCTGATGGTGGGGGACCGGCTGGACACGGACATCCAGCTGGGCTTCAACTGCGGCATGAAGACCCTGCTCACCCTGACGGGGGTCGGCACCGTGGCCGACGCCCAGGCCCACCTGGAGAGCGGGAGCCAAGAGAGGCAGGGCATGGTGCCTGACTACTATATAGACAGCATCGCAGAGTTTATCCCAGCTCTACAGGGATAG